The following are from one region of the Syngnathus acus chromosome 10, fSynAcu1.2, whole genome shotgun sequence genome:
- the LOC119129527 gene encoding histone RNA hairpin-binding protein isoform X1 — protein MSDLTRGRRLDDNTELGDRSHGPSRWSHCRKRGIDGSLRSRRDDDDDREDDTRTNNRNASFTTPESRRPASRIAMLHTDWGSRVEEDDKMRRDVQRDMQRYRRRILAAEVTQRERKTSSGSSSSCDSKEGENIEMDEAVLVRRQKQINYGKNTLAYDRYIKEVPKHLRQPGVHPKTPNKFRKYSRRSWDQQIKLWKVKLHAWDPPAEEGGDANDVEELRLEDVMDIELDFPILSDAGNGTCSFSTHSRSLEDDDCAGTPVKMQKTDTTAEFDMA, from the exons atgtctGACCTGACCAGAGGTAGAAGATTGGATGATAACACCGAACTAGGGGACAG GTCTCATGGCCCATCACGGTGGTCCCACTGCAGGAAACGAGGCATTGATGGTAGCTTGCGCTCCAGgagagatgatgatgacgatcgTGAAGATGACACTCGCACGAACAACAGAAATGCCAG TTTTACCACTCCAGAAAGCAGACGCCCAGCGTCTCGCATTGCAATGCTACACACTGATTGGGGCAGCCGGGTGGAGGAGGACGACAAGATGAGGAGAGATGTGCAGAGAGACATGCAGCG TTACAGGAGGAGGATACTTGCTGCAGAAGTCAcccaaagagagagaaagacatCGTCTGGCTCTTCTAGCAG CTGTGACTCCAAAGAGGGGGAAAACATTGAAATGGACGAGGCTGTGTTGGTACGACGACAAAAACAGATCAACTATGGCAAGAATACACTGGCCTATGATCGATACATCAAAGAGGTTCCCAA GCACTTGCGACAGCCAGGTGTTCATCCAAAAACTCCTAATAAGTTCAGGAAATACAGTCGGCGGTCCTGGGACCAGCAGATCAAATTATGGAAGGTCAAACTACATGCGTGGGACCCCCCAGCAGAAGAGGGAGGAGATGCCAATGATGT TGAGGAACTCCGTCTTGAAGACGTCATGGACATTGAGCTGGACTTTCCCATACTATCTGATGCTGGCAATGGTACTTGCTCCTTCAGCACTCACAGTCGGTCACTGGAG GATGATGACTGTGCTGGAACTCCTGTCAAAATGCAGAAGACAGACACCACAGCAGAGTTTGACATGGCATAG
- the LOC119129527 gene encoding histone RNA hairpin-binding protein isoform X2: MSDLTRGRRLDDNTELGDRSHGPSRWSHCRKRGIDGSLRSRRDDDDDREDDTRTNNRNASFTTPESRRPASRIAMLHTDWGSRVEEDDKMRRDVQRDMQRRRILAAEVTQRERKTSSGSSSSCDSKEGENIEMDEAVLVRRQKQINYGKNTLAYDRYIKEVPKHLRQPGVHPKTPNKFRKYSRRSWDQQIKLWKVKLHAWDPPAEEGGDANDVEELRLEDVMDIELDFPILSDAGNGTCSFSTHSRSLEDDDCAGTPVKMQKTDTTAEFDMA, encoded by the exons atgtctGACCTGACCAGAGGTAGAAGATTGGATGATAACACCGAACTAGGGGACAG GTCTCATGGCCCATCACGGTGGTCCCACTGCAGGAAACGAGGCATTGATGGTAGCTTGCGCTCCAGgagagatgatgatgacgatcgTGAAGATGACACTCGCACGAACAACAGAAATGCCAG TTTTACCACTCCAGAAAGCAGACGCCCAGCGTCTCGCATTGCAATGCTACACACTGATTGGGGCAGCCGGGTGGAGGAGGACGACAAGATGAGGAGAGATGTGCAGAGAGACATGCAGCG GAGGAGGATACTTGCTGCAGAAGTCAcccaaagagagagaaagacatCGTCTGGCTCTTCTAGCAG CTGTGACTCCAAAGAGGGGGAAAACATTGAAATGGACGAGGCTGTGTTGGTACGACGACAAAAACAGATCAACTATGGCAAGAATACACTGGCCTATGATCGATACATCAAAGAGGTTCCCAA GCACTTGCGACAGCCAGGTGTTCATCCAAAAACTCCTAATAAGTTCAGGAAATACAGTCGGCGGTCCTGGGACCAGCAGATCAAATTATGGAAGGTCAAACTACATGCGTGGGACCCCCCAGCAGAAGAGGGAGGAGATGCCAATGATGT TGAGGAACTCCGTCTTGAAGACGTCATGGACATTGAGCTGGACTTTCCCATACTATCTGATGCTGGCAATGGTACTTGCTCCTTCAGCACTCACAGTCGGTCACTGGAG GATGATGACTGTGCTGGAACTCCTGTCAAAATGCAGAAGACAGACACCACAGCAGAGTTTGACATGGCATAG
- the LOC119129527 gene encoding histone RNA hairpin-binding protein isoform X3 — MSDLTRGRRLDDNTELGDRSHGPSRWSHCRKRGIDGSLRSRRDDDDDREDDTRTNNRNASYRRRILAAEVTQRERKTSSGSSSSCDSKEGENIEMDEAVLVRRQKQINYGKNTLAYDRYIKEVPKHLRQPGVHPKTPNKFRKYSRRSWDQQIKLWKVKLHAWDPPAEEGGDANDVEELRLEDVMDIELDFPILSDAGNGTCSFSTHSRSLEDDDCAGTPVKMQKTDTTAEFDMA; from the exons atgtctGACCTGACCAGAGGTAGAAGATTGGATGATAACACCGAACTAGGGGACAG GTCTCATGGCCCATCACGGTGGTCCCACTGCAGGAAACGAGGCATTGATGGTAGCTTGCGCTCCAGgagagatgatgatgacgatcgTGAAGATGACACTCGCACGAACAACAGAAATGCCAG TTACAGGAGGAGGATACTTGCTGCAGAAGTCAcccaaagagagagaaagacatCGTCTGGCTCTTCTAGCAG CTGTGACTCCAAAGAGGGGGAAAACATTGAAATGGACGAGGCTGTGTTGGTACGACGACAAAAACAGATCAACTATGGCAAGAATACACTGGCCTATGATCGATACATCAAAGAGGTTCCCAA GCACTTGCGACAGCCAGGTGTTCATCCAAAAACTCCTAATAAGTTCAGGAAATACAGTCGGCGGTCCTGGGACCAGCAGATCAAATTATGGAAGGTCAAACTACATGCGTGGGACCCCCCAGCAGAAGAGGGAGGAGATGCCAATGATGT TGAGGAACTCCGTCTTGAAGACGTCATGGACATTGAGCTGGACTTTCCCATACTATCTGATGCTGGCAATGGTACTTGCTCCTTCAGCACTCACAGTCGGTCACTGGAG GATGATGACTGTGCTGGAACTCCTGTCAAAATGCAGAAGACAGACACCACAGCAGAGTTTGACATGGCATAG